A single window of Flavobacterium sp. 140616W15 DNA harbors:
- a CDS encoding MIP/aquaporin family protein — protein MSPFIAEIIGTMLVILLGNGVVANVVLKGTKGNNSGWIVITTGWAFAVFVGVTVSGPISGAHLNPAVTLGLAIIGKFAWSQVASYIIAQLLGAMLGAFLVWLFHKDHFSITEDEGSKLACFSTIPAIRNNVSNLISEIIGAFVLIFVIFYIAGPELSFNSATDVKIGLGSIGALPVAILVWAIGLSLGGTTGYAINPARDLGPRITHALLFKGSSNWDYAWIPIIGPIIGSGLAALLYMALL, from the coding sequence ATGTCACCATTTATCGCAGAAATTATCGGCACAATGCTCGTTATCTTATTAGGTAACGGAGTTGTAGCAAACGTGGTTCTTAAAGGAACAAAAGGAAACAACTCTGGATGGATAGTAATTACTACCGGATGGGCATTTGCAGTCTTTGTAGGCGTAACCGTTTCAGGACCAATTAGTGGCGCGCATCTAAACCCTGCAGTAACACTTGGATTAGCCATTATAGGAAAATTTGCTTGGAGTCAAGTTGCTTCCTACATCATCGCACAATTACTAGGAGCTATGCTCGGCGCATTCTTAGTTTGGCTATTCCATAAAGATCACTTCTCTATCACCGAGGATGAAGGCTCGAAATTAGCCTGTTTTAGTACTATACCAGCAATTAGAAACAACGTATCAAATTTAATTAGCGAAATAATCGGAGCTTTCGTTCTTATTTTCGTAATCTTCTACATTGCAGGTCCAGAGCTTAGCTTTAACTCAGCCACAGATGTCAAAATAGGTCTAGGTTCTATTGGAGCTTTACCAGTTGCTATTTTAGTATGGGCAATTGGACTCTCTTTAGGTGGTACTACAGGTTACGCTATTAATCCTGCGAGAGATTTGGGCCCTCGTATCACACACGCCCTTCTTTTTAAAGGAAGTAGCAATTGGGACTATGCATGGATTCCGATTATAGGACCAATCATAGGATCAGGTTTAGCAGCACTCTTATATATGGCATTACTTTAA
- the glpK gene encoding glycerol kinase GlpK — MENKFILTLDQGTTSSRAIIFNHDGKIASISQKPYEQIFPKPGWVEHDPNEIWYSQISVAAEVIAKMGISGKEIAAIGITNQRETTIVWDRETSEPLYNAIVWQDRRTAKYCDELKAQGLTDMIQEKTGLKLDAYFSGTKLKWILDNVKGAREKAEQGKLCFGTVDTWLIWKLTRGKMFMTDVSNASRTLLMNIHTLEWDNELLELFNIPKAMLPEIKQSSEIYGETCTTLFSTKIPIAGVAGDQQAALFGQLCTEPGMVKNTYGTGCFMLMNTGDKPVYSKNNLLTTVAWKINGKTTYALEGSVFVGGAAVQWLRDGAKMIDSSDEIESLAASVPDNGGVYFVPALTGLGAPHWDQYARGAIFGITRGTTNAHIARATIEGIAYQVFDLAKSMEADFGNEGKELRVDGGAVVNNLMLQFQSDLFGFKVIRPKTLETTALGAAYLAGLAVGYWKSIDELQEQWSIDREFSPEMPKAEVDKLVHNWNKAVGRTTNWIED, encoded by the coding sequence ATGGAAAACAAATTTATCCTAACACTAGATCAAGGTACCACCTCCTCTCGAGCCATCATATTCAACCATGATGGCAAAATAGCAAGTATTTCACAAAAACCTTATGAACAAATCTTCCCAAAACCGGGATGGGTTGAACATGATCCTAATGAAATCTGGTATTCACAAATTAGCGTTGCTGCCGAAGTTATTGCAAAGATGGGGATTTCAGGAAAAGAAATTGCTGCAATCGGAATTACTAACCAACGTGAAACAACAATTGTCTGGGACAGAGAAACTAGCGAACCATTATACAACGCTATTGTTTGGCAAGATCGCCGAACAGCAAAATATTGTGACGAATTAAAAGCACAAGGCCTTACAGACATGATCCAAGAAAAAACTGGATTAAAACTAGATGCTTATTTTTCTGGAACTAAGTTAAAATGGATCTTAGATAACGTTAAAGGTGCACGCGAAAAAGCAGAACAAGGAAAACTATGCTTTGGAACTGTAGACACATGGCTAATCTGGAAACTAACCAGAGGCAAGATGTTTATGACAGATGTTTCTAACGCAAGTAGAACCTTACTAATGAACATTCACACATTAGAATGGGATAACGAATTATTGGAATTATTTAATATTCCAAAAGCAATGCTACCTGAAATAAAACAAAGTAGCGAAATATATGGTGAAACTTGTACAACATTATTTTCTACAAAAATTCCAATCGCTGGTGTAGCTGGTGACCAACAAGCTGCTCTTTTTGGACAACTATGCACAGAACCAGGAATGGTAAAAAACACATATGGTACTGGTTGTTTTATGCTAATGAATACTGGCGACAAGCCAGTTTATTCTAAAAACAATTTACTTACAACAGTTGCTTGGAAAATAAACGGCAAAACAACTTATGCACTAGAAGGAAGTGTATTTGTTGGTGGCGCAGCAGTACAATGGCTAAGAGATGGTGCAAAAATGATCGATTCATCTGATGAAATCGAAAGTTTAGCAGCAAGCGTACCTGATAATGGTGGTGTATATTTTGTTCCTGCTTTAACAGGATTAGGCGCACCTCATTGGGATCAATATGCTAGAGGAGCAATTTTTGGTATTACTAGAGGAACAACAAATGCACACATAGCACGTGCTACTATAGAAGGAATTGCATATCAAGTATTCGATCTAGCAAAATCAATGGAGGCCGACTTTGGGAACGAAGGAAAAGAACTAAGAGTTGATGGCGGAGCTGTTGTCAATAATTTAATGTTGCAATTTCAATCAGATTTATTCGGATTTAAAGTAATCAGACCTAAAACTTTAGAAACAACTGCATTAGGAGCTGCATACTTAGCAGGATTAGCTGTAGGATACTGGAAAAGCATAGACGAACTTCAAGAGCAATGGTCAATTGACCGCGAATTCTCTCCAGAAATGCCAAAAGCCGAAGTAGACAAATTGGTACACAACTGGAACAAAGCTGTAGGTCGCACTACAAACTGGATTGAAGACTAG
- the miaB gene encoding tRNA (N6-isopentenyl adenosine(37)-C2)-methylthiotransferase MiaB, which translates to MEKIIEESKQGESLVLENKPENTKKLFIESYGCAMNFSDSEIVASILSDGGYNTTSVLEEADLVLVNTCSIRDKAEQTIRKRLEKYNAVKRINPKMKVGVLGCMAERLKSQFLEEEKIVDLVVGPDAYKDLPNLLSEVEEGRDAINVILSKDETYGDISPVRLMSNGITALVSITRGCDNMCTFCVVPFTRGRERSREPQSIMNEIQDLWNKGFKEITLLGQNVDSYLWYGGGLKKDFVSASDMQKATAVNFDQLLEMVAVTYPKMRIRFSTSNPQDMHESVLHIIAKYPNICKHIHLPVQSGSNRILKEMNRLHTREEYMTLIDKIKTIIPNSSISQDMIAGFPTETEQDHQDTMSLMEYVKYNFGYMYSYSERPGTLAGRKMEDDVTEETKARRLQEIVDLQQKHAWFRSEEFIGQTVEVLVEKVSKKSKEEFSGRNSQSITVVFPKEDYKIGDFVNVKITSCTSGTLKGEAIGLSNMN; encoded by the coding sequence ATGGAAAAGATTATTGAAGAAAGCAAACAAGGCGAAAGTCTTGTTTTAGAAAATAAACCTGAGAATACTAAAAAACTCTTTATAGAAAGTTATGGTTGCGCGATGAATTTTTCAGATAGCGAAATTGTAGCTTCAATTTTATCTGATGGTGGCTACAACACAACTTCGGTTCTTGAAGAAGCTGATTTGGTTCTAGTAAACACCTGTTCTATTCGTGACAAAGCTGAGCAAACTATTCGTAAACGTTTGGAAAAATACAATGCTGTAAAACGTATTAACCCAAAAATGAAAGTTGGAGTTTTGGGATGTATGGCTGAACGTTTAAAAAGTCAGTTTCTAGAAGAAGAAAAAATAGTAGATCTTGTTGTTGGCCCTGATGCTTACAAAGATTTACCTAATTTATTAAGCGAAGTCGAAGAAGGACGCGATGCTATAAACGTAATTTTATCCAAAGATGAAACTTATGGTGATATTTCGCCTGTTCGATTAATGAGCAACGGAATCACAGCATTAGTTTCGATAACCCGTGGCTGTGATAATATGTGCACCTTTTGCGTGGTACCTTTTACTCGTGGACGCGAGCGTAGCCGTGAACCTCAGAGTATTATGAATGAAATTCAAGATCTATGGAACAAAGGCTTTAAAGAAATTACACTATTAGGCCAGAACGTAGATAGTTACTTATGGTACGGTGGTGGATTAAAAAAAGACTTTGTTAGTGCATCAGATATGCAAAAGGCAACGGCAGTAAATTTCGACCAATTATTAGAAATGGTAGCTGTGACTTATCCTAAAATGCGTATTCGTTTCTCGACCTCGAATCCACAAGATATGCACGAAAGTGTTTTACATATTATTGCAAAATATCCTAACATTTGTAAACACATCCATTTACCGGTTCAGTCTGGAAGTAACAGAATCCTAAAAGAGATGAACCGACTGCATACACGTGAAGAATACATGACTTTGATTGACAAAATCAAAACAATAATTCCAAATAGTTCAATATCACAAGATATGATTGCTGGTTTTCCAACAGAAACAGAGCAAGATCACCAAGATACAATGAGCTTAATGGAATATGTAAAGTATAATTTTGGTTATATGTATTCGTATTCTGAACGTCCTGGAACTTTGGCTGGAAGAAAAATGGAAGATGATGTTACCGAAGAAACTAAAGCTAGAAGATTACAAGAAATTGTTGATCTACAACAAAAACACGCTTGGTTTCGTTCTGAAGAATTTATCGGTCAAACTGTAGAAGTTTTAGTTGAAAAAGTTTCTAAAAAATCTAAAGAAGAATTCTCTGGAAGAAATTCACAAAGTATTACTGTAGTTTTTCCTAAAGAAGATTATAAAATTGGTGATTTTGTAAATGTCAAAATCACAAGTTGCACCAGTGGTACATTAAAAGGTGAAGCGATAGGATTGAGCAACATGAATTGA
- a CDS encoding LptE family protein, which translates to MRNIQYLIIIVIVFTFSSCSVYNFTGTGKIDAKTFQVNYFQNNADLIEPGLDRTFTLQLQDLIQNQTNLNLVSSGADLMYEGEITDYRISPMTATADQQASQNRLKIRVNVRFTNRKKETDDFEKSFEFYYDYPARDQLIGPIKDTAIKEILDRITQDIFNESLAKW; encoded by the coding sequence ATGAGAAATATACAGTACCTAATTATAATTGTAATTGTTTTTACTTTTAGTAGCTGTTCCGTTTACAACTTTACAGGAACGGGTAAAATAGATGCAAAAACATTTCAAGTAAATTACTTCCAGAACAACGCTGATTTAATTGAACCAGGATTAGATCGTACTTTTACTTTACAATTACAAGATTTAATCCAAAACCAAACCAACTTAAACTTAGTGAGTTCAGGTGCGGATTTAATGTACGAAGGAGAGATTACAGATTACAGAATTAGTCCGATGACTGCAACTGCAGATCAACAGGCATCACAAAACAGATTAAAAATTCGTGTAAACGTACGATTCACTAATAGAAAGAAAGAAACAGATGATTTTGAAAAATCATTCGAATTTTATTATGACTACCCGGCACGAGATCAACTTATAGGGCCAATAAAAGATACAGCTATAAAAGAAATTCTTGACCGTATTACCCAAGATATATTTAATGAGTCATTAGCAAAATGGTAA
- a CDS encoding DeoR/GlpR family DNA-binding transcription regulator: MTIINRRQEDILKELDQKGYVNVVDLCELFNVSTVTIRKDLNFLENEKLLHRTHGGASKKPIYAFERDVSDKETLQVEQKKQIAKEALKYISEHDYIILGSGSNIHYLSRIITGFQKLTVLTPSLKVSLELSKEINIDTIQLGGDIRNSSTSAVGPIAEATLSQFSCNKLFLGTDGVHLEFGLSTSNALEAHLNQAMIEVAEKVIVLADSTKMNIRGFGKICNLNKIDVLITDEGIDPESKIKLEEIGIDVVIASKL; this comes from the coding sequence ATGACCATTATCAACAGAAGACAAGAGGATATACTTAAAGAATTAGATCAAAAAGGATATGTAAATGTGGTTGATTTATGTGAATTGTTTAATGTTTCAACCGTAACTATACGAAAGGACCTGAATTTTTTAGAAAATGAAAAGTTACTGCATCGTACACATGGAGGTGCGAGCAAAAAGCCAATTTATGCTTTTGAAAGAGATGTTAGTGATAAGGAAACGTTACAGGTCGAGCAAAAAAAGCAAATAGCTAAAGAAGCCTTAAAATATATTAGTGAACATGATTACATTATATTGGGGTCAGGTTCGAATATTCATTATTTGTCTCGAATAATTACAGGATTCCAAAAACTAACAGTACTTACTCCTTCATTAAAAGTGTCTTTAGAGCTTAGTAAAGAAATTAATATTGATACGATACAATTAGGTGGAGATATTCGAAATAGTTCTACTTCTGCGGTTGGTCCAATTGCTGAAGCGACTTTGAGTCAATTTTCATGTAATAAATTATTTCTGGGTACAGACGGAGTTCATTTAGAATTCGGACTTAGCACATCTAATGCTTTAGAAGCACATTTAAATCAAGCTATGATCGAAGTAGCTGAAAAGGTTATAGTATTAGCGGATTCTACGAAAATGAATATTAGAGGTTTTGGTAAAATTTGTAATTTAAATAAAATAGATGTGTTGATTACTGATGAAGGTATCGATCCAGAGTCGAAAATAAAATTGGAAGAAATTGGAATAGACGTGGTTATCGCTAGTAAACTTTAG
- a CDS encoding glycerol-3-phosphate dehydrogenase/oxidase, giving the protein MKRIEQLAKLKQTSEWDVIIIGGGASGLGTALDAASRGYKTVLIEAVDFAKGTSSRSTKLVHGGVRYLEQGDISLVTEALKERGLMAQNAGHLVKNQSFVIPNYNWWGGYFYTIGLTIYDLLAGRLSLGRSKYISKKKTIELLPTVEPKGLVSGVVYQDGQFDDSRLAINIAQTAVENGACLLNYAKVIGLLKNDKNQVTGVEIIDHESGEKHEIKGKAVINATGVFTNAIMKLNDTVYKKYIVPSQGIHLVFDKSFLPSDQALMIPKTSDGRVLFAVPWHNKVVVGTTDTLIKKHSLEPIALETEIEFVLETAQRFLVKKPTRADVLSVFAGLRPLAAPEKEGKSTKEVSRSHKIIVSETGLITITGGKWTTYRKIAEDIIDKAITVHHLPKLKCKTEHIAIHGNKQTDAKARENHLYIYGTDIPKILELQEKEPELKEKLHPDYEYTMAEVAWAIRYEMARTIDDVLARRVRLLFLDARAAIASCEKVAHLLAKELGHDETWAQRQISEFKHLANGFILSDFQEKHH; this is encoded by the coding sequence ATGAAACGAATAGAACAATTAGCAAAACTAAAACAAACCTCCGAATGGGATGTAATCATTATTGGAGGAGGTGCTAGCGGACTAGGGACAGCTCTTGATGCCGCAAGCAGAGGATACAAAACTGTTTTAATTGAAGCAGTAGATTTTGCCAAAGGAACTTCTAGCAGAAGTACTAAATTAGTTCATGGAGGTGTTCGTTATCTAGAGCAAGGTGATATTTCTCTAGTAACAGAAGCTTTAAAAGAAAGAGGACTAATGGCTCAAAATGCAGGTCACCTAGTTAAAAATCAATCTTTCGTTATACCTAATTATAATTGGTGGGGAGGCTACTTCTACACTATAGGCCTTACAATTTACGACTTGTTAGCAGGAAGACTAAGTTTAGGGCGATCTAAATATATTTCAAAGAAAAAAACTATTGAATTACTTCCTACTGTAGAACCAAAAGGTCTAGTAAGCGGAGTTGTTTACCAAGATGGTCAATTTGATGATTCTCGTCTAGCTATAAACATTGCACAAACTGCAGTAGAAAATGGCGCTTGTCTTTTAAACTACGCCAAAGTTATTGGCTTATTAAAAAATGACAAAAACCAAGTTACAGGTGTTGAGATAATAGATCATGAATCTGGAGAAAAACACGAAATAAAAGGTAAAGCTGTCATAAATGCAACTGGAGTTTTCACTAATGCAATAATGAAGCTAAACGACACTGTGTACAAAAAATATATTGTTCCGAGCCAAGGAATTCATCTTGTATTCGACAAATCATTTTTACCTAGCGACCAAGCATTAATGATTCCTAAAACAAGTGACGGAAGAGTGTTATTTGCTGTGCCATGGCATAATAAAGTAGTAGTTGGAACAACTGATACTTTAATTAAAAAACATAGCTTAGAGCCAATTGCATTAGAAACAGAAATTGAATTCGTATTAGAAACTGCACAAAGATTCTTAGTAAAAAAACCTACTCGCGCTGATGTTTTATCTGTTTTTGCTGGGTTAAGACCTTTGGCTGCACCAGAAAAAGAAGGAAAAAGCACCAAAGAAGTTTCTAGAAGTCACAAAATCATTGTTTCTGAAACTGGATTAATAACCATTACTGGAGGAAAATGGACTACCTACAGAAAAATTGCAGAAGACATTATAGACAAAGCAATTACTGTACATCATTTACCAAAATTAAAATGTAAAACTGAGCATATTGCAATTCACGGAAACAAACAAACCGATGCAAAAGCTAGAGAAAATCATTTATATATATACGGAACTGATATTCCTAAAATATTAGAATTACAAGAAAAAGAGCCTGAATTAAAAGAAAAGCTACATCCAGATTACGAATATACGATGGCAGAAGTAGCTTGGGCAATTCGTTATGAAATGGCTAGAACCATTGATGACGTATTGGCTAGAAGGGTTCGTTTGTTATTTTTAGATGCACGAGCTGCAATTGCTTCATGCGAAAAAGTAGCTCATTTATTAGCTAAAGAACTAGGCCACGACGAGACATGGGCTCAAAGACAAATATCAGAATTTAAACATCTTGCAAACGGATTTATTTTGTCAGATTTTCAAGAAAAACACCATTAA
- a CDS encoding sigma-54-dependent Fis family transcriptional regulator: METVQAIKQRFEIIGNDPKLNRAIEKAIQVAPTDISVMVTGESGVGKESIPKIIHSLSHRKHGKYIAVNCGAIPEGTIDSELFGHEKGAFTGATSTREGYFEVADGGTIFLDEVGELPLTTQVRLLRVLENGEFIKVGSSQVQKTNVRIVAATNVNLFNAIEKGKFREDLYYRLSTVEITLPPLRERKEDIHLLFRKFVSDFAHKYKMPPLKLDDDAVQLLQKFRWNGNVRQLRNVAEQISVLETNRDITLATLQSYLPTEGPNLPSVINEKKNDSDFNTEREILYKVLFDMKSDLHDLKKLTLELMQNGNANVQEANKNLIKKIYGSQENDSEIDFEEEPRTAVMTTPSREEQYQSSNEDNYLFAETIEEEEVLRLEQKEIEMIKKSLEKNKGKRKAAADELGISERTLYRKIKQFDL, encoded by the coding sequence ATGGAGACAGTTCAAGCTATAAAACAACGTTTTGAAATTATTGGAAATGATCCTAAGCTTAATCGCGCCATAGAAAAAGCAATTCAGGTAGCACCAACCGATATTTCGGTAATGGTAACCGGAGAAAGTGGTGTTGGTAAAGAAAGTATTCCAAAAATTATACATTCACTTTCACATAGAAAACACGGAAAATATATCGCTGTAAACTGTGGTGCAATTCCCGAAGGAACTATTGATAGTGAATTATTTGGCCACGAAAAAGGAGCTTTTACTGGTGCTACAAGTACACGTGAAGGTTATTTTGAAGTTGCCGATGGTGGAACTATATTCCTGGATGAAGTTGGAGAATTACCACTAACAACACAAGTAAGATTACTTCGTGTGCTTGAAAATGGTGAATTTATAAAAGTAGGTTCATCACAAGTACAAAAAACTAATGTAAGAATTGTAGCCGCAACCAACGTAAACCTATTCAACGCTATCGAAAAAGGTAAATTCCGTGAGGATTTATACTACCGTCTGAGTACAGTTGAAATCACTTTACCTCCATTACGTGAGCGTAAAGAGGACATTCACTTATTGTTTAGAAAATTCGTATCTGATTTTGCTCATAAATACAAAATGCCTCCATTAAAACTGGATGATGATGCAGTTCAACTATTACAAAAATTTAGATGGAACGGTAACGTTCGTCAATTACGAAATGTAGCCGAGCAAATTTCAGTTCTAGAAACGAATCGGGATATCACTCTTGCAACATTACAATCTTATCTACCAACAGAAGGTCCAAATTTACCTTCCGTAATTAATGAGAAGAAAAATGATAGCGACTTTAATACCGAAAGAGAGATTTTATACAAAGTTCTTTTTGACATGAAAAGTGATTTGCATGACTTAAAAAAACTTACACTTGAGTTAATGCAAAATGGTAATGCAAATGTACAAGAAGCCAATAAAAACTTAATCAAAAAAATATATGGTTCACAAGAAAATGATAGTGAAATTGATTTTGAAGAAGAACCAAGAACTGCTGTTATGACCACTCCTAGTCGGGAGGAACAATACCAGTCTTCTAATGAAGATAATTATTTATTTGCAGAAACAATCGAAGAAGAAGAGGTTTTACGATTGGAGCAAAAAGAAATCGAAATGATTAAAAAATCATTAGAAAAAAACAAAGGAAAACGAAAAGCCGCAGCAGACGAACTAGGGATTTCGGAACGAACTTTGTATAGAAAAATAAAACAATTTGATTTGTAA
- the secG gene encoding preprotein translocase subunit SecG, with translation MSTFSIFLVLITIVCFLLIVVIMVQNPKGGGLSSTISGSQMLGGVQKTTDFLDKSTWTLATILIALILLSSLSFTGSLSDVESKLIEKSATTAPSTTPAAPVQETPAATNPAK, from the coding sequence ATGAGCACATTTTCAATTTTTTTAGTTTTAATCACAATAGTTTGTTTTCTATTGATCGTAGTAATCATGGTTCAAAACCCTAAAGGTGGAGGATTATCTTCAACAATTAGTGGATCTCAAATGTTAGGTGGTGTACAAAAAACAACTGACTTTTTAGACAAAAGTACTTGGACATTAGCAACAATCTTAATTGCATTAATCTTGCTTTCTAGTTTAAGTTTCACAGGATCTTTAAGTGATGTAGAATCTAAACTTATCGAGAAATCTGCTACTACAGCTCCAAGCACAACGCCTGCTGCTCCAGTTCAAGAAACACCTGCTGCGACTAACCCAGCAAAATAA
- a CDS encoding GxxExxY protein, which produces MRHYKESETYKIIGICMEVHRNLGPGLLEIVYKDALEIEFKENNIPFEREKEYSIEYKGKVLPHKFYADFIINEDIVLEVKAIKEFSNEHIAQIINYMKLSSSEIGLLVNFQTKSLQYKRYIS; this is translated from the coding sequence ATGCGACATTATAAAGAAAGTGAGACTTATAAAATTATTGGCATTTGTATGGAAGTACACCGAAATCTTGGACCAGGCTTATTAGAAATAGTTTACAAAGACGCTTTAGAAATAGAATTTAAAGAAAATAATATTCCTTTTGAAAGAGAAAAGGAATATTCAATTGAATACAAAGGCAAAGTTTTGCCTCATAAATTTTATGCAGATTTTATTATTAATGAAGATATCGTTTTAGAGGTAAAAGCAATAAAGGAATTTTCAAATGAACATATAGCTCAGATTATAAATTACATGAAGTTATCTAGCTCAGAAATAGGATTACTTGTTAATTTCCAAACAAAATCCCTTCAATACAAAAGATATATTTCATAA
- the groES gene encoding co-chaperone GroES encodes MTLNIKPLSDRVLIEPVAAETKTASGIFIPDTAKEKPQKGTVVAVGNGTKDHTMTVKIGDTVLYGKYAGTELKHEGTDYLIMREDDILAII; translated from the coding sequence ATGACTTTAAACATTAAACCGCTTTCAGATCGCGTACTTATTGAGCCAGTTGCAGCAGAGACTAAAACTGCGTCAGGGATTTTTATTCCAGATACTGCCAAAGAAAAACCGCAAAAAGGGACTGTTGTAGCTGTAGGAAATGGTACTAAAGACCATACTATGACTGTTAAAATTGGAGATACAGTACTTTATGGTAAATATGCAGGGACTGAATTAAAACATGAAGGAACTGATTATTTGATTATGCGTGAGGACGATATCTTAGCGATAATCTAA
- a CDS encoding heavy-metal-associated domain-containing protein — MKPKTHEFQKKNRKMMNKNVIIVLLLTFFSFAAQAQDKKNKNAKYDTEVNGNCEDCKKRIEKAAFSVSGVKSATWDIGTHKLNLILNEEKTSLVDVKNAIAKVGHDTDAAKTTQDVYDGLPACCQYERK, encoded by the coding sequence ATGAAACCGAAGACTCACGAATTCCAAAAAAAGAATAGAAAAATGATGAATAAGAATGTAATAATAGTTCTACTGCTTACTTTTTTCTCATTTGCTGCTCAGGCACAAGATAAAAAGAATAAAAATGCAAAGTATGATACAGAGGTAAATGGTAATTGCGAGGATTGTAAAAAACGAATAGAAAAAGCAGCTTTTAGTGTTTCGGGAGTGAAATCGGCAACATGGGATATTGGTACGCATAAACTAAATTTAATCCTGAATGAAGAGAAAACTTCTCTTGTAGATGTAAAAAATGCTATTGCTAAAGTAGGTCATGATACTGATGCTGCGAAGACTACACAAGATGTTTATGATGGACTTCCTGCGTGCTGTCAATATGAAAGAAAATAA